TGCCAGAATCCTTTGCTTCTACGGCTTTATCAATTTGGATTACCATTTCATTTATGAGTGAGGATATTTCATTGGCCTCTTTATTAGTTTCTTCAGCAAGCTTACGTACTTCATCAGCTACAACTGTAAAGCCCTTACCATGTTCTCCAGCTCTTGCAGCTTCAATTGCAGCGTTTAATGCCAATAGATTAATTTGATCTGATATATTGTTAATGGTATTAATGATTCCACTAACCTTATTTGATAACTCATTCAATACGATTAATGTATCTCCAGTTTCAATTGACATCTCTTTTATATCTTCAATGGCTTCAACTGTTCTATTTACATTGATACGCCCCTCATTTGCTGCAGCCATAGTATCATGGGAATTATCCCTCGTGGTATTGGCTCTACTTTGGGCTATTTGAATTAAGCTCGAAAGTTCAACCAAAACCGTGGAGGTTTCAACTACCAAATCTTTTTGACTTTCTGCATTAGCCGCTACTTGCTGTGTATTGCTGGCTATTTGTTCAGTGGAGGCACTTATTTCTTCAGATGAAGCAGCCATTTCCTCAGAAGCCATCGCAAGTTCCTGGGAACCCTTTCTAACATGACCTATGATATTTGATTGATGGTCAATCATTGCATTAAAGTACTCTCCTAATATTTGTATCTCATCCCCTGTCTTTATATGGGATCTAACGGTTAAATCACCATCACCTGCTTTTATCATCAACCCTTCAAGCTCTTTGATGGGATTAATAATATTTATTTTGCTGAAAAAATATGCCAATAACATTGCAACAATAATTGATGCTACCCCAATGAATATGGTATTTTTCCTAATTGCAATTGCTGGAGCCATATATTCATTGTAATTAGCTGTTAACGCCACCACCCAATTATTCACAGGAGTGAAACTAACAAATTTTCTTGTGCCTTCATATGTATAATAGCCCCTGCCTGGTTGTCCTGATTTCATTTTTTCAACAAGTTCTTTTAACTCTACATTATCTGTATCCCCTAGGTTTTCCTTCATTTTTTCTTGTCCATCAGGATGATATATGAAATACCCATCTTTATCAATCATATAGGCATATCCATTATCTCCTATATTTATACTTGAAATATATTTTGTAATATGTTTGAAATCAATAGTTCCAACTATTGCTCCAACTACTTTATCATTAATTGTTAATGGACAGGCAATTCCTACCACCGGGTTATTTGAAGATTTAGATATTATTACCTTGCTTATACCCTTTGAGTTTTTTAAAGCACTTTGAATATACGCCCTATCACTTAGGTTGATATTGTAATTTATGTCATTACTACTAAGTAGCCCTTTACCCAATGCATCCACCAGTATTACCTCTTCAATCTGACCACTATCCCCCTTCTGAACCTTTGATAAGTAATCAAAGGCCTTACTTTTTAGCTCGTTATCACCTATAGCAAATTTAGCCAAATCCTCATTATGGCTTAATAAAAGTACATACTTGCTTACTGAATCCAAAGCCTCATCTATGGACTCCGAAGATTTAACTGTAAGCGCACGTAATTCTTGCTCTGTCATATTCTGTATTGAATTTGACGTCATAATATAAGAGATAGTCCCTAGTGCAGTAATGGACAATGAAATAAATACGAAAAACATTAATACTAATTTTGTTCTTAAACTTGCTTTCATGTCTAACCTCCTTCTTTTTGTTTCATATATTATAAAACTTCATTGCTAACTAATATTTTTTTGTATAACCAAAGTATTCTTTCTAAAATCAATTTTATCAGCAATTGATTTCAAAATAAATAACCCTCTACCACAATTATCTAATATATTTTCATCGGATATCTCATCTGGTATATTTCCATTTAAAAATCCAGTTCCTGAATCCTCTATTTCAAATTCTACACTTCTTCTATCACATATAGTTCTTAAATAAATTGGCTTGTCTACACTATTATTGTTCCCATGCTTAAATGCATTTGTTAATGCCTCTGTTAGCATGAGTCTTACATCAAAAATATCATGTGAAGTATCTAACTCAGAGATAATTTCATCTATAACTTCTTTATATTTATCTATGCCATATAGTATATATTCATTTCTTTTCATTCCAAACTATCCTTTCCTTACTTTATTTCCATTGAAATCATTGTACAATCATCTTGTATCCCATAAACATCAGTCAGCATCTCATTTAAAGAAGTTTTTAAGCTCTTTGTGAATTTATTTATTGTAGGTGCTTTAAGTACGATATCGCTTATATTCTCATCGTCAAAAATAAAATCTAGTCCATCGGTGAAAAAATAAAATCTATCTCCAGAATTGAAGTGAATTATTTGTTCATCAAAAACACTATCTTCAAACATACCTAGAAACGAACCCTTAACAATTTTTTTTTCACATTTGGTTAAGCTATTTTGATAGATAAACTGATTGATGCCTGCACCTACCACCTTTGCTTGTTTATTTTCAAAGTCAAAGCTAAAGCAACAAGCCGCTATATACCTTTCACTTAAATAATCAGATACCTTTCTATTTAGATTATTTAGTATTTCAGAAGGATCATAACTAATCAATGCCGCTTCGTGAAATAGAACATTAAATGCAGATATATTAAGAGCAGCAGTAATCCCCTTACCACACACGTCTCCAATGATACCAATGAGAAGGTTCTCATTTTTTTTACATAGATAAAGAAAGTCTCCACTCACTGTTCTCGCAGGAACATAGAGAGTATCGACTTTTACTTTATTAGGAATTGTAAAGGGTTTTTTAAAAAGCTGTTTTTGCATTTTAGAAGCAGAATTCAGTTCCTTTTTTCGCTTTGTAATCTCCCTCATTATGGATAAAACCGCTGGTTTACCCTGAAAATTCAAATAACTAGAAGATACCTCCATATCAATTACTGTTTTATCCTCTAAAGTAATTTTATAATCGAATACGGTTTTTACCTGTTTATTCCTTACTATTTGATCAATTCTTTTTTTCATAATATGGTCAAAATTAGGAACAAACTTATATGCACTTTCATTAACAAGATTGTTAAAATATTTACACGCCGCTTTATTTGCTAATACAATTTTTCCATCAACAGTAATAATTATTGCATCGGGTAGCAAATTAACAATCTCACAGTATTTTTCTTTATTTGCCTGACCAAAAAATATTACATCACTTGGATCATTCAATAGCGCTTTATATTCTACGTCACCTTCTATCAATTCATTTTCAAGCTTAACTTTTTCAGAAAACTCCTCTACATCACAATCATTTTTTTGTGCCATTGTATTTTTCAATTTATGTCACTCCTATTTTGTATAACAAAGTAAATACCCTTATAAATTTTGTATCCATTAATATATTAAGATAAAAAAAATCCTGTTATTGTACTAAGCAGGATTTTTACTATATTATATAACTTAATAAAGCTTTAACATTTCGATTTCTTGACTAGCCTAGAAAAATCGACTGTTACAAAAACCAAAATGGAGTTTTACAAGTGGGTTATATATACATAAATAAACAGCTTGTACAACTAGCATTCCAAAACTATTGAACTAGTAGCTGTGGCTTTACATTTCCATAAAATCATCTTAAAACATACTAGCCCATTACGTATTATAACATAATTTTTTAGATTATATATATTAAAAGTTACTTAAAGTTAAAAAAACTTACTTAAAGTTAAAAATACAAATGACAAAAAGAAAAAAGCTTAGGAACATCAAACTCCCTAGCTTCCAGTAAAATTTTTCTGAAAAAACAATCTTAAAATTGACAATCCCAAGGAATATAAATCCATGTTTTTTGTCACTTTAGTAACTTAATACCATAGAGAGTTCCAAGTAAATCTTAATTTATACATAGCAAAATATCCGATGTTTCTGGGGATTTTTGATATGTATAAATTAAAGTTTTGACTAGAATCCCTATATACTAAATACAGGTTCTAATTTATTTATATTTTTTTGTATTATTAAAACATTCTTTCTTAATTCCAACTTGTCTGAAATAGCCTTTATAAGAAATAATCCCCTTCCATAGCTATCTAATACATTCTCCTCTAATATCTCCTCTACTACAGGTTTGTTAAAGAAACCCCTCCCACAATCTTCTATTTCAAAGTTTACACTTTTCTCATCATAAGTGGTTCTGATATAGATAGGTTTATCCACTCTATTATCATTGCCATGCTTAAATGCATTAGTTAAAGCCTCCGTCAATATAAGCCTAACATCAAAATCATCATTTGGAGTATCTAAAGTAGTGATAATATCATCAATAACTTTTTTATGATTGTCTAATCCATATAGTACATATTCTTTTTTATTCATTTATAATCGCCCCCATCACCATGGTACCCTATGTGTTAATATAGAATCAGCATACAAAAAATAAAAAAACCTGGTTGGTCACCAAACAGGATTAATCCACTATAATATATAGTTAATTAAACAAATTCAGTAACCGGCTATCATAGTCTGTTGACTTTAGACCCTTGGCTTTGCGTCCCTATATTTCTATAGGTTTGCCTTTTCATCATATTATTAACATATTCTACTTATATATTCATATTATAACATAATTCCCTAAGATAATTATATTAAAAGTTTATTAATATATAAAAAAAAATAGGTTTTAATGGAAATTTATTACATTAGAGTTCCCAGCCAAAATCTTGATTTATAAATATCAAAACTCCCCTCTTAAAATCTCCTTAATCTAAAAAATAAGAGACAACAGATCTAAGTTGATCCATTATCTCTTATTTTTATTTTTAGATGTTATTTTCTCTAGCATTTTTCTTGTATACTGATTGTTATCACATATCAAAACATTGGAAAAAGTATAAAGTTTTGATTATAAATCTCTTTTTAAACTTTCCGGCATATCTGGTTCGTAAACCCAAAGCATACATCTTGTACTAGCACCACTCATAGCTACTAGTGTAAATACACAAGCTGCTGATGATAATAGAAAAGTTTTTAAATTTCTTAACATATTTGATTATCCCCCTTTTTATTAATATTTTTCTTAAGTAATTAAAAATTGGTAAATTTATACCCCAATGGACTTGCCAAGAAAAATGATAGAGTCACACCTAATAAGCTTGATGTTACATATCTAAACAGCTCTATATTGTTTAAATAGTTACATACTAGACACCAAATCGTCAACAAACAAATAGTTTTAATCTTTATTCTTTTTCTCGTAACTTTATTTCTTATCATTTTCTTTTCTGTACCAGCAGGAATCCACAGGATAGTAGCTATTACAGCTAATACATAAATCAATAAAATCAGGATTAAAATATTTGGAGCCTCTAAGCTTATTACTTCTCCCGCTATACCTGCCAGAATCATTAGTGAAATACTAAGGCAATAGCATTTATTGTAAGTATCCACATGACTCCCTCCAATAATTCTTCTAAAGATAACAAATGATAAGGATACAGCTACAGTGGTTTCAAAAATATTAAGAATATATGCCAAGATTAATATACTTACTGTTTTTATTGAAGTCCCTAAAAAAATTTGTAGACCATAGGAAAGAATCTCACTTTTTTCATCATCATAGTTTAATTCAAATGATATATAGTTAGAAATATTATCAGCTAACCTCTTTACCATAATTACCTACCTTTCCAGATAATATGATTGTGGATACTACAGTATCTTCATCTGTATTTTTAATATCTATCCTGCCTTCATACTTGTCCACGATTTTCTTAGAGATATATAGTCCGTATCCTCTTCCAGCAGAAGATTTAGTGGTATTCCCTTGTTTAAATAAATCCTTCATAATATTTTCTTCTATTTGTCCTGTATTTTCAATTTTAAATATAAAATTATTATTGCAATAATCCACAATCAGTTTTATCCATTTTTTACCTTCAGTCATCAATGAAGCTTCTATAGCGTTTTCAATTAAATTAGAAAATAAACTACATAAATCCCAAGAGTGTATATCAATATTATATATTTTTCTCTTACATTTAACGTAAAAAAATATACCTTTTTCACGTGCTATTTCTCTTTTGACGTTAATCAATGCCGTCAAAGCAGGATGCCCAAGTCTCACTATCTCGCTAGTAAATCTATTTTCTTTTGATATACCTTTCAGATAACTAGTCAATTCTTCATATTCCTCTAAATAAAGTAACGCTCCTATAGCTTGAATGTGAGTTAGATAGTCATATCTTTGAGAGTGTAACAGCTTTATCAATTCTTCCGTATTTCCCATATTGGTTTTCATTAATCTAAACTCTGCTTCTTTTTTTTCATAATAGCTAAATTTTTTCAGAGAAATAAACATAAAAACCGTTGTTATAGCTGTTACAATTATAAGAATATAAAAAAAGAATATACTTTCTTTAATTACATTCAAAGTAACTGAATTGAGTATTAAAAAGTTAAGTATTATTATAACCATCGACTGAAACAGCATGGTTAATACAATGGTATATTTGTTTTTGTTCTTCAAAGATATCACCTTCTAATCATTAATATCACATAGAAATAGGTTCTTCCTTATAATAACAATCAGTACCAATAACGACACTAAACTAATAGGGATATAAGCCAAAATTAAGTATTTAGAATTATAATATAAATCAGTCATTTCTATTTCTCTCAAAATACTATTTATTGGTAATATAATACCTTGTAGTACTCCTTGAGATAACATCCCTATCAATACTGGAATTATGGCTTTATAATATTTGATTTTCATAAATAAAATGACCATAAAATATAATGAAATAATTTGTATTATTGTATGAAATCCAAAATATATATTAGACATTCTTACAAGTAACGCAACTATTGACTGAATCGTTGCAATAATTAAAATTTTCGACAGCCTTACATCCCTTACATTTGAAAGGTTAAACCCCAATAAAAGTATAAATAAAGCTTCTGGAAAAGATGCAAAAACTGCGACATATAGGTAATCAATAAGCATATAATTCCCCCTATAAATTCTATATATAATCTAATTGATATGCTTAATATCTATAATACACTATCTTCCTCAAAAATGTTGTCATTTTTTGTATTTTGTGTAATTTTTTTTATTTTTTTTTGCTTTTAAATGACAATATAATTTTTTTCGTTGTATTTCGTCAATAATATAACCTCAAAACGATCGATTGAAGATTCGAGAGCATATCTGTATATAAAATATTCCAAAATAAAAAACCCACTAGTCCGCAGACTAATAGGTCTAACCTTATTGATTATCAATATCTAATCCTTCAAAAACATCCTTGGCTTTGTAACCCGTTCCCTTTATTCCATCGAAGCCTTCTACTTCGAACCAACCCCTTACTCCATTTTCCTTTTCTACTTGACACCATCTTTTGTTATCACTAGAGAGTAAGGTAACTTCTTCCCCTACTGTAAGGGCCGCTATCATTTCATTTTCCGTGGTGGATTTAAGTATAGGTATACTTTTTAAAACCTTGGCCCTGTGATTTATTTCATAAAGGTCTTTAGGCTGATTCACAAGCATATGTCTTGGAGAAAGCTGGTATTTATCTTTATAGAACCATGAACAAAGTATATTGCCACTGCTTAATGTAGTTAGGCTACCATCCCCGGGCCTTTCTATGTCATTAATATGTCCATTGATTTTTCCTATATGGGATACACTATGAATAGTATATCTATAGAAGCTGGTTTTGGGCGTTTTGTCAGGGCCCCATTCGCTTATGGCAATCTCCTTTATATTATCTCCTACATCAATATCTACTACCTTAAAATCATAATCTACATTTACTCCTATACTTGTTATTGCGACATCATTAATAGTCAATCTATAATACTTTGTATCGTCACATTCCAGCTTTATAAAATCCTTATTGTCATCATTATTTAGATCTACATCTAAAAGCTTTGTTTTCCTAATATCTTCATTATGAAAAAAATGCCCCTTCTGATACAAGCTTATTTCACTAGTTAATCTATCAATCCTTAGATCCTTTTCCTTTGCTTGCTGAGATAAATCCTTATTTTCATCCTTTAGAGTGTCATTTTCTTTTTGCAAAGCTTCTAATTGCTCCAAAAGAAGCTTATTGTTTGACTCCAAATCTTTCATGGTGGTTTTTATATTATCGTTTGCACATGAAGTCAATAGAAACGCAGTCACTAAGGTAAATATCAAACATTTTTTCATTTCCCATCACCCAAAGTCTATTATAATTTATTTGGTAATAAATTGGTACCATTAATTTCCCCGAATTTTCTTAAAAGTTTCTTAACAAAATTGGTACCCTTATTTATAGACGTTTTTATCACGAAAAAGTTTCATAAAAATATAAAATTTATGAAATTATCAAACATATGGTCTAACAAGTACATTTTTCCTCACTAGGCCTTTATCTCTCCTATAATATTTTGAGCAAATTTCTTTGCATCATTTTCAATATTTTCTACCTTCATTATTTCTCCAGCATCATTTGCTATGGCCATAATAGAGAAATAAGGGGGCAATCTAAAGCTTTTGTTTATATTTAATGCCCCTATAAGTTGCTTTGCCACGGAATCAGAACCAGAATTTCCTGAAACAATGACTCCAAACAATGTCTTTTTGTAAAACTTAGTGCGCCTATAAAGCACCGTCATTCTATTGATCA
This is a stretch of genomic DNA from Maledivibacter sp.. It encodes these proteins:
- a CDS encoding ATP-binding protein: MNKKEYVLYGLDNHKKVIDDIITTLDTPNDDFDVRLILTEALTNAFKHGNDNRVDKPIYIRTTYDEKSVNFEIEDCGRGFFNKPVVEEILEENVLDSYGRGLFLIKAISDKLELRKNVLIIQKNINKLEPVFSI
- a CDS encoding methyl-accepting chemotaxis protein is translated as MKASLRTKLVLMFFVFISLSITALGTISYIMTSNSIQNMTEQELRALTVKSSESIDEALDSVSKYVLLLSHNEDLAKFAIGDNELKSKAFDYLSKVQKGDSGQIEEVILVDALGKGLLSSNDINYNINLSDRAYIQSALKNSKGISKVIISKSSNNPVVGIACPLTINDKVVGAIVGTIDFKHITKYISSINIGDNGYAYMIDKDGYFIYHPDGQEKMKENLGDTDNVELKELVEKMKSGQPGRGYYTYEGTRKFVSFTPVNNWVVALTANYNEYMAPAIAIRKNTIFIGVASIIVAMLLAYFFSKINIINPIKELEGLMIKAGDGDLTVRSHIKTGDEIQILGEYFNAMIDHQSNIIGHVRKGSQELAMASEEMAASSEEISASTEQIASNTQQVAANAESQKDLVVETSTVLVELSSLIQIAQSRANTTRDNSHDTMAAANEGRINVNRTVEAIEDIKEMSIETGDTLIVLNELSNKVSGIINTINNISDQINLLALNAAIEAARAGEHGKGFTVVADEVRKLAEETNKEANEISSLINEMVIQIDKAVEAKDSGKETVENGVRIANETDKSFVKIIEAVERITKDIGKIVDITKDEVASSDQIIELIDSVASITETTASSSEQVAAATQEQSSIIQNLASTSEETSAMASSLNDLVEKFRI
- a CDS encoding SH3 domain-containing protein; translated protein: MKKCLIFTLVTAFLLTSCANDNIKTTMKDLESNNKLLLEQLEALQKENDTLKDENKDLSQQAKEKDLRIDRLTSEISLYQKGHFFHNEDIRKTKLLDVDLNNDDNKDFIKLECDDTKYYRLTINDVAITSIGVNVDYDFKVVDIDVGDNIKEIAISEWGPDKTPKTSFYRYTIHSVSHIGKINGHINDIERPGDGSLTTLSSGNILCSWFYKDKYQLSPRHMLVNQPKDLYEINHRAKVLKSIPILKSTTENEMIAALTVGEEVTLLSSDNKRWCQVEKENGVRGWFEVEGFDGIKGTGYKAKDVFEGLDIDNQ
- a CDS encoding ATP-binding protein, translated to MKRNEYILYGIDKYKEVIDEIISELDTSHDIFDVRLMLTEALTNAFKHGNNNSVDKPIYLRTICDRRSVEFEIEDSGTGFLNGNIPDEISDENILDNCGRGLFILKSIADKIDFRKNTLVIQKNIS
- a CDS encoding GHKL domain-containing protein; protein product: MKNKNKYTIVLTMLFQSMVIIILNFLILNSVTLNVIKESIFFFYILIIVTAITTVFMFISLKKFSYYEKKEAEFRLMKTNMGNTEELIKLLHSQRYDYLTHIQAIGALLYLEEYEELTSYLKGISKENRFTSEIVRLGHPALTALINVKREIAREKGIFFYVKCKRKIYNIDIHSWDLCSLFSNLIENAIEASLMTEGKKWIKLIVDYCNNNFIFKIENTGQIEENIMKDLFKQGNTTKSSAGRGYGLYISKKIVDKYEGRIDIKNTDEDTVVSTIILSGKVGNYGKEVS
- a CDS encoding cyclic lactone autoinducer peptide → MLRNLKTFLLSSAACVFTLVAMSGASTRCMLWVYEPDMPESLKRDL
- a CDS encoding accessory gene regulator B family protein, translating into MVKRLADNISNYISFELNYDDEKSEILSYGLQIFLGTSIKTVSILILAYILNIFETTVAVSLSFVIFRRIIGGSHVDTYNKCYCLSISLMILAGIAGEVISLEAPNILILILLIYVLAVIATILWIPAGTEKKMIRNKVTRKRIKIKTICLLTIWCLVCNYLNNIELFRYVTSSLLGVTLSFFLASPLGYKFTNF
- a CDS encoding SpoIIE family protein phosphatase, with product MKNTMAQKNDCDVEEFSEKVKLENELIEGDVEYKALLNDPSDVIFFGQANKEKYCEIVNLLPDAIIITVDGKIVLANKAACKYFNNLVNESAYKFVPNFDHIMKKRIDQIVRNKQVKTVFDYKITLEDKTVIDMEVSSSYLNFQGKPAVLSIMREITKRKKELNSASKMQKQLFKKPFTIPNKVKVDTLYVPARTVSGDFLYLCKKNENLLIGIIGDVCGKGITAALNISAFNVLFHEAALISYDPSEILNNLNRKVSDYLSERYIAACCFSFDFENKQAKVVGAGINQFIYQNSLTKCEKKIVKGSFLGMFEDSVFDEQIIHFNSGDRFYFFTDGLDFIFDDENISDIVLKAPTINKFTKSLKTSLNEMLTDVYGIQDDCTMISMEIK